One region of Gemmatimonadota bacterium genomic DNA includes:
- a CDS encoding sugar phosphate isomerase/epimerase, which yields MHLTVSNHSFEYLDLEGTLALARAIGFKGVDIAGFHDRGRCSLEPDEVGADPLGHANRLNRLLAKYELEAVDFFPQFGASLDERSFNAPDPAVRKQNRTSFEGIIRFCEAVGIPGFTISPGTHHPGRSFEANLDTAVEAMNELTDLAGERDITVRFEPHVQSVVDTPERALALLERAPAATVTLDYSHFVMQYIPEERIHPLLARTDHFHIRAARPGKLQSRLDENTIDFVDIARRLEGLGYRGCLSIEFVYMTWFDCNRVDCLTETIFTKDLMQPHVPV from the coding sequence ATGCACCTGACCGTTAGCAACCATTCCTTCGAATACCTCGACCTGGAAGGCACGCTGGCGCTGGCCCGGGCTATCGGCTTCAAGGGCGTGGACATCGCCGGGTTCCACGACCGGGGGCGATGCAGCCTGGAGCCGGACGAAGTGGGCGCGGACCCGCTGGGCCATGCCAACCGGCTCAACCGGTTGCTGGCGAAATACGAACTGGAGGCCGTCGATTTCTTTCCGCAGTTCGGCGCGTCTCTCGACGAACGGTCCTTCAACGCCCCGGACCCGGCGGTGCGGAAGCAGAACAGGACTTCATTCGAAGGGATCATCCGCTTCTGCGAGGCCGTCGGCATACCGGGATTCACGATCAGCCCGGGCACGCACCACCCGGGCCGCTCTTTCGAGGCAAATCTCGACACGGCCGTCGAAGCCATGAACGAATTGACCGATCTGGCCGGCGAACGGGACATCACGGTCCGCTTCGAACCCCACGTCCAGTCCGTCGTCGACACGCCGGAACGGGCGCTGGCCCTGCTGGAACGGGCGCCGGCGGCCACGGTCACGCTGGACTACTCGCACTTCGTCATGCAGTACATCCCCGAGGAACGGATCCACCCGCTCCTCGCCCGTACCGATCATTTCCACATCCGTGCGGCGCGGCCCGGGAAACTGCAGTCCCGGCTCGACGAGAACACCATCGATTTCGTGGACATCGCCCGGCGGCTCGAAGGACTGGGCTACCGGGGCTGCCTGTCCATCGAGTTCGTGTACATGACGTGGTTCGACTGCAACCGGGTCGATTGCCTGACGGAGACCATCTTCACGAAAGACCTCATGCAGCCGCACGTGCCGGTGTAA
- the waaF gene encoding lipopolysaccharide heptosyltransferase II produces the protein MLSGLSILVIQTAFVGDLVLSTPLFEAARTRLGAGRVGAVVRPETANLLRNNPHVDDIVIYDKHGAQKGPLELLRLARRLRSAEYDAALIPHRSLRSALLGLLAGIPVRVSFDRSAGRLGRLLLTDRVPYRSVHEVDRNLSLLASWKVDTDGIRPALYPDEADRMRVDALMRQSDVAPSEPLCGLSPGSVWATKRWLPGRYAVLIRRLAEEYGYRSVLFGSTGDRPLCAEIAAESGVDPLNAAGALTLLQSAALAARCSVVVSNDTGMGHVAAAMDTPVVALFGPTVPTFGFVPHGPGHQVVETSLDCRPCSSHGGNRCPIGTHDCMRGITVERVIEAVAVHLGKPGRSVTD, from the coding sequence ATCTTGAGCGGGTTGAGCATACTTGTCATACAAACCGCATTCGTGGGCGACCTCGTTTTGTCCACCCCGTTGTTCGAAGCGGCCAGGACGCGGCTGGGCGCCGGCCGTGTCGGCGCCGTCGTGCGGCCCGAAACGGCAAATCTGCTTCGGAACAATCCTCACGTCGACGATATCGTCATCTACGACAAGCATGGCGCGCAAAAAGGCCCCCTGGAACTGCTTCGCCTCGCCCGCAGGCTGCGCAGCGCCGAATACGATGCGGCGTTGATCCCCCACCGGTCCCTGAGAAGCGCACTGCTGGGTTTACTGGCGGGCATCCCCGTACGGGTGAGCTTCGATCGAAGCGCGGGCAGGCTGGGCCGGCTGCTCCTGACAGACCGGGTCCCCTACCGGTCCGTCCACGAAGTCGACCGAAACCTTTCTCTTCTGGCTTCATGGAAGGTGGATACCGATGGGATACGCCCGGCCCTGTACCCGGACGAAGCGGACCGGATGCGGGTGGATGCGCTGATGCGGCAATCGGACGTTGCACCTTCTGAACCACTTTGCGGCCTCAGTCCCGGTTCGGTCTGGGCGACCAAGCGATGGCTCCCCGGCCGATACGCTGTGCTGATCCGCCGGCTCGCAGAAGAATACGGATACCGTTCCGTGCTCTTCGGCAGTACCGGGGACCGGCCGCTTTGCGCCGAAATCGCCGCCGAGTCCGGTGTCGACCCATTGAACGCGGCCGGCGCGTTGACCCTGCTGCAGTCGGCGGCGCTCGCCGCCCGCTGCTCCGTCGTAGTTTCGAACGACACGGGGATGGGCCACGTGGCCGCCGCCATGGATACGCCCGTCGTGGCCCTTTTCGGCCCCACGGTACCCACCTTTGGGTTCGTTCCTCACGGACCGGGGCACCAAGTCGTCGAGACCTCCCTGGACTGCCGGCCGTGCAGTTCCCATGGCGGGAACCGGTGTCCCATCGGAACCCACGACTGCATGCGCGGCATCACCGTGGAGCGTGTGATCGAAGCCGTGGCCGTCCATCTCGGCAAACCCGGCCGGTCCGTAACAGACTGA
- a CDS encoding carbohydrate kinase family protein, which yields MRIGIIGLINHDTIFMTGGRRIQDLGGILYNTTVMADLVGDGDGLFPISRIGADCYADMRAILDPRPAVNNRGVRVSPTGTSRNRIRYDEDMEKVEQLTNHIGPIPFEQIEPFLDLDALLVNFIVGDDISLETMAAVRDKATGLLYLDVHNLCLGIDAEGYRRRRAPEDWHRWIEMFDVVQMNEVEARLLAGVAVAGDQAAGRSGRPSGLLDSEDEFIAFGRSVTVLGPSVCVITRGPLGPVTVYREDRETKAIALPSESAREVVDTTGCGDAFAAGFVVEYAATKDPVGATRLANRVASVNCTVAGLPETGTFSDVRS from the coding sequence ATGCGCATCGGCATCATCGGCCTCATCAACCACGACACCATCTTCATGACCGGCGGCCGCCGGATCCAGGACCTCGGCGGCATTTTGTACAACACCACCGTAATGGCCGACCTCGTGGGCGATGGCGACGGGCTGTTTCCCATCAGCCGTATTGGAGCGGATTGTTACGCCGACATGCGCGCCATCCTGGACCCGCGCCCCGCCGTCAACAACCGCGGCGTCCGCGTCTCACCAACGGGAACCAGCCGGAACCGGATCCGCTACGACGAAGACATGGAGAAAGTCGAGCAACTGACCAACCATATCGGTCCCATACCCTTCGAACAGATCGAACCGTTTCTGGATCTTGACGCCCTGCTGGTGAATTTCATCGTGGGCGACGATATCAGCCTGGAAACCATGGCAGCCGTGCGGGATAAAGCCACCGGGCTGCTGTACCTGGACGTGCACAACCTGTGCCTGGGTATCGACGCGGAAGGCTACCGGCGTAGACGGGCGCCCGAGGACTGGCATCGATGGATCGAGATGTTCGACGTCGTTCAGATGAATGAAGTGGAGGCCCGACTACTGGCCGGTGTGGCCGTCGCAGGTGACCAGGCGGCGGGCAGATCAGGCCGTCCAAGCGGCCTGCTGGATTCGGAGGATGAATTCATCGCCTTCGGTAGGTCCGTGACAGTGCTCGGTCCCTCGGTATGCGTCATCACCCGGGGGCCGCTCGGTCCCGTCACGGTGTACCGAGAGGACCGGGAGACAAAGGCCATCGCTCTCCCTTCCGAGTCGGCCCGCGAGGTAGTCGACACTACCGGTTGCGGAGACGCCTTTGCCGCCGGTTTCGTCGTCGAATACGCGGCTACGAAAGACCCGGTCGGTGCAACCCGCCTCGCGAATCGTGTCGCAAGCGTGAACTGTACCGTGGCGGGATTGCCGGAAACCGGCACGTTCTCCGATGTCCGTTCGTGA
- a CDS encoding tetratricopeptide repeat protein, with protein sequence MKTSLSKSNFLAGRRLILTGVLSISVTIFSPQVRSMTPDAMSPDPSPSDAMPPDAMPQNPSLLEEGRRLYALDRYTEALPLLVQAVKLDGKSSRAQYWLGMTLYALNRNDEALEAFKQVVRRDRFWAPGHMGLGLTNMRVPNRRLDARKAMREAIKLDPGNAEYQYALGMTYMDQGEESWLIGSHQDGRDFFQRAVELDPLHPDAHFQLGRCYEELKLSDQHMQVRDRYDDYVKALNSYLLQYQVNPEHPEALQRFAGVCHRFEYYERGAEQLRKMAEEMEGISSDLIQTLLTQFEALSMSTKKQYDLLQRSLETYVNALDLEEQAVYRDLVHVATNEELKAWRSAEGKEREDLWTEFWNARDSNPATIENERLVEHYKRVMYARIHFSDTQFPYDRRGEVYVRFGEPDDRQRFLYRANEDPRNLYPPTGKPEVDEIREMNWQFGYRLKVDPGQVAVLLDRDVAQRVGFGAESILTADNLSAEPFANKKIDQVNYETAVIQRRSMGSTYRAESWVYVTHDMELFFVDPTGGGRFDYPQRTLQVDAGSSTIAALGEMRRDVTLHPMKVADRLIEQTPEEYEHDFAGEPLDYAFDAVTFRGDGIRTEVELSYSIPVWQFGDTSDGKGLVTYLSNQATLRNDESSPVFNQRFRFGPIERPTRRLSPDQARVSTYTLAVDVRAPQGVFTAWVDMRDEASQRVGVYSKQVNIRDYRGGALMISDLKLSTGITRTDRTGPFVRNGLNIVPHPLRVYGRGQLVYVYYEVYNLDLGEASGRTSYETQYEIVPEGTPARPFRPSRQLEDMQTVLLTFEGEGSSREEAEFTAMDTTNLTPGVYVLTVTFVDRHSGESVSESASFIISGE encoded by the coding sequence ATGAAGACCTCCCTGTCAAAATCCAACTTTCTTGCCGGCAGACGGCTGATCCTGACCGGGGTGCTTTCCATCTCGGTTACGATTTTCTCCCCACAGGTCAGATCGATGACGCCGGACGCAATGTCGCCGGACCCGTCGCCTTCGGACGCAATGCCTCCGGACGCAATGCCTCAAAATCCGTCTTTGCTGGAAGAGGGCAGACGGCTCTACGCGCTGGACCGGTACACCGAAGCCCTGCCGTTACTGGTTCAGGCCGTCAAGCTGGATGGGAAATCGTCCCGCGCCCAGTACTGGCTCGGTATGACCCTCTACGCCCTGAACCGGAACGACGAAGCGCTCGAGGCATTCAAGCAGGTGGTGCGCAGAGATCGGTTCTGGGCGCCCGGACACATGGGCCTGGGACTCACAAACATGCGCGTTCCCAACCGAAGACTCGACGCGCGGAAGGCGATGCGCGAGGCCATAAAGCTGGATCCGGGAAACGCTGAGTACCAGTATGCCCTGGGGATGACCTACATGGACCAGGGTGAAGAAAGCTGGCTCATTGGCAGCCACCAGGACGGCCGCGACTTTTTCCAGCGGGCCGTCGAACTGGATCCCCTGCATCCCGATGCCCACTTTCAACTCGGCCGCTGCTACGAGGAATTGAAACTGTCGGACCAGCACATGCAGGTAAGGGACCGGTACGACGACTATGTCAAGGCCCTCAACTCGTATCTATTGCAGTACCAGGTCAACCCGGAACATCCCGAGGCGCTGCAGCGTTTCGCGGGTGTATGCCACCGGTTCGAGTACTATGAACGGGGCGCTGAGCAGCTCAGGAAGATGGCAGAAGAGATGGAGGGTATATCTTCCGACCTGATCCAGACGCTGTTGACGCAGTTCGAAGCGCTATCCATGAGTACGAAGAAACAATACGACCTGTTGCAGCGATCTCTGGAGACCTACGTCAACGCGCTGGACCTCGAGGAGCAGGCGGTTTACCGGGACCTGGTCCATGTGGCCACCAATGAAGAGCTGAAGGCATGGCGATCGGCTGAAGGCAAGGAGCGGGAGGACCTCTGGACGGAATTCTGGAATGCACGCGACTCGAATCCCGCCACCATCGAGAACGAACGCCTGGTCGAACATTACAAGCGGGTCATGTATGCGAGGATCCATTTCTCCGATACGCAGTTCCCCTACGACCGGAGAGGAGAGGTATACGTCAGGTTCGGCGAACCGGACGACCGCCAGCGATTCCTGTACCGCGCAAACGAAGACCCCAGAAACCTGTATCCGCCAACGGGTAAACCGGAGGTGGACGAAATACGCGAAATGAACTGGCAGTTCGGCTACCGGTTGAAAGTAGATCCCGGTCAGGTGGCCGTATTGCTGGATCGGGATGTGGCGCAACGCGTAGGATTTGGTGCAGAGTCCATACTGACGGCGGACAACCTGAGCGCGGAACCTTTTGCGAACAAAAAGATCGATCAGGTCAACTATGAAACCGCCGTAATCCAGCGAAGAAGCATGGGATCCACCTACAGGGCGGAAAGCTGGGTATACGTGACGCACGATATGGAACTGTTCTTCGTCGATCCGACGGGAGGAGGCCGGTTCGACTATCCCCAGCGGACACTGCAGGTAGACGCGGGTTCTTCGACCATCGCGGCTCTTGGGGAGATGCGCAGAGACGTAACGCTGCACCCCATGAAAGTCGCCGACCGTCTGATTGAACAAACCCCCGAGGAATACGAACACGATTTTGCCGGCGAACCCCTGGACTATGCCTTTGATGCCGTCACCTTCCGCGGAGACGGGATAAGGACGGAAGTCGAACTGTCCTACAGCATCCCGGTCTGGCAGTTCGGGGACACGAGTGACGGAAAGGGGCTGGTGACCTATCTCAGTAACCAGGCTACGTTGCGTAACGACGAATCCAGCCCGGTTTTTAACCAGCGGTTCCGCTTTGGTCCCATTGAACGGCCCACGCGCAGATTGAGTCCGGACCAGGCCAGGGTTTCCACCTACACCCTCGCCGTCGACGTAAGAGCGCCTCAGGGAGTGTTCACAGCGTGGGTGGACATGCGGGACGAAGCCTCCCAGCGGGTCGGCGTCTACAGTAAACAGGTGAACATTCGCGATTACCGGGGGGGCGCTCTGATGATCAGCGATCTGAAGCTGTCCACCGGGATCACCCGGACCGACCGGACCGGTCCCTTCGTGCGCAACGGCCTGAATATCGTGCCCCATCCCCTGCGCGTATACGGGCGCGGCCAGCTCGTGTATGTGTATTACGAGGTATACAACCTGGATCTCGGTGAAGCATCGGGCAGGACCTCCTACGAGACGCAGTACGAGATCGTACCCGAAGGAACGCCTGCCCGGCCTTTCCGGCCATCCCGACAGCTGGAGGACATGCAGACGGTCCTGCTGACTTTCGAAGGCGAAGGTTCCTCGAGGGAGGAAGCCGAATTTACGGCGATGGATACCACCAACCTGACGCCGGGCGTATATGTCCTCACGGTGACGTTCGTGGACCGCCATTCCGGCGAAAGCGTGTCCGAATCAGCCAGCTTCATCATTTCGGGCGAGTAA
- a CDS encoding lysophospholipid acyltransferase family protein, with translation MKLSHRLEYAGLRVLMSLTRRLAPARASRVGNVLGALAFHVTGMRKKLVMEHMARVFRMTGDSEKLRAMSRSVYRQLGCTAVEHARLLAGRTADLRERLAVSGEAHIAHAREGGRGVILITGHFGYWELLGATVAMLGHPITVVAKKLHNPAVDGLVHAGRERLGMAVATMDKAPPAVYRALRRNECVGLLADQDAGAGGVFVDFLGMPASTYQGPALFALRTGAPIVPCFIIRSGPERHRVCFETPIEAIPTGDEPADIARITQAYTDVLARYIMDYPDHWFWVHRRWKTPAPDDSNHV, from the coding sequence ATGAAGCTGTCGCACCGGCTCGAATACGCGGGACTTCGGGTGTTGATGTCGCTGACCAGGCGGCTTGCGCCTGCGCGCGCTTCGCGGGTGGGCAATGTACTGGGGGCACTGGCCTTTCACGTGACCGGCATGAGGAAGAAGCTGGTCATGGAGCACATGGCCCGGGTCTTCAGAATGACCGGGGATTCCGAGAAGCTCAGGGCCATGTCCCGGTCCGTCTACCGCCAGTTGGGCTGTACCGCCGTGGAACACGCCCGCCTGCTCGCGGGGCGGACGGCGGATCTGCGGGAACGGCTCGCTGTCTCGGGAGAAGCACATATCGCCCATGCCCGCGAGGGGGGCCGCGGGGTCATACTGATCACCGGCCATTTCGGTTACTGGGAGCTGCTCGGCGCGACGGTCGCTATGCTTGGCCATCCCATTACCGTCGTCGCGAAGAAGCTGCACAATCCCGCCGTCGACGGCCTGGTGCACGCGGGACGCGAGCGGCTGGGCATGGCGGTGGCCACGATGGATAAAGCGCCTCCCGCCGTCTACAGGGCGCTTCGGCGCAATGAATGTGTGGGGCTGCTCGCGGACCAGGACGCGGGGGCCGGCGGCGTGTTCGTCGATTTTCTGGGAATGCCGGCGTCCACCTACCAGGGACCGGCGCTTTTTGCGTTGCGCACGGGCGCGCCCATCGTGCCGTGTTTCATCATACGATCCGGCCCGGAACGGCACCGGGTCTGTTTCGAAACCCCGATCGAGGCGATTCCGACCGGAGACGAACCGGCCGACATCGCACGGATTACCCAGGCCTACACGGACGTGCTGGCCCGGTACATCATGGATTATCCCGATCACTGGTTCTGGGTCCACCGGCGGTGGAAGACCCCGGCGCCCGACGATTCAAATCACGTATAG
- a CDS encoding phytanoyl-CoA dioxygenase family protein, producing MDKSHLLTDMEMVGFIVNGYHLLELDLPEGLNERIAGRLDELDHNPGDAIAEEVPELWQAVEHPAVKAALVSLLGEDYEVQGHRHWHCKQPHTGYMSWHQDSTNSRDTRIDRLLGLFYPTDITPEMGPTIIVPGTQFRNAPTDRMATYTNIHGQVPMVVRAGTFALTHYDLWHGTAANRTSIKRHMIKFLFRRVRDNRAPTWNHDPEAMNVPTAWGGKRDDPKNVLSFGNPIGVGQSDHYKERQIRWKCWNNLLGVADAPDR from the coding sequence ATGGATAAATCCCATCTGCTCACGGATATGGAGATGGTCGGATTTATCGTAAACGGCTATCACCTGCTCGAACTCGATCTTCCCGAGGGACTCAACGAGCGCATCGCCGGACGGCTGGACGAACTGGACCACAATCCCGGCGACGCCATCGCGGAGGAGGTGCCGGAGCTCTGGCAGGCGGTCGAACATCCTGCGGTGAAAGCCGCCCTGGTCAGCCTGCTCGGCGAGGACTACGAGGTACAGGGCCACCGCCACTGGCATTGCAAGCAACCGCACACCGGCTACATGTCCTGGCACCAGGACAGCACCAACAGCCGGGACACCCGGATCGACCGGCTCCTCGGGCTGTTCTACCCCACCGACATCACCCCGGAGATGGGACCGACCATCATTGTCCCGGGCACGCAGTTCCGCAACGCGCCTACGGACCGCATGGCCACCTATACCAACATCCATGGGCAGGTGCCAATGGTCGTCAGGGCCGGGACCTTCGCCCTGACCCACTATGACCTCTGGCACGGCACCGCGGCCAATCGGACATCCATCAAACGCCATATGATCAAGTTCCTGTTCAGGCGGGTGCGGGACAACCGCGCGCCGACCTGGAACCACGATCCCGAAGCCATGAACGTGCCCACCGCCTGGGGCGGGAAACGGGACGATCCCAAGAACGTCCTGTCTTTCGGCAACCCCATCGGCGTCGGCCAGAGCGATCACTACAAGGAGCGTCAGATACGTTGGAAATGCTGGAACAATCTGCTGGGAGTCGCCGATGCACCTGACCGTTAG